A genomic window from Pseudomonas argentinensis includes:
- a CDS encoding AsmA family protein: MMRLRKILGWCLASLLLLIAALMLFLVLFDWNLLKPTINARVSEALNRPFVIEGNLAVAWQREPDEPGLRAWMPWPHVSAEQLSLGNPEWAKGEQFVYLERVEASLSPVPLLWKTLSIPRIHLTGADAALERLADGRANWTFDLGKQEQPEEEPASPWVMDIGTIGFDKARVSVDDQVSQASVNLQVEPLGEPIAFAEIVGKSASQTDEGAAQPQDYAFAWQAKGRYKEQALSGSGRIGGLLALQDARLPFPVQADVRAGTTRVQVAGTLTDPKNLGALDLRLRLSGVSLGNLYPLTGVTLPDTPAYSTDGRLIAQLQDPDGPLFRYEKFNGRIGDSDIHGDLTFVARKPRPKLSGTLVSDQLRFADLAPLIGADSNAEKKQRGATSVQPANKALPVEEFRTERWRDMDADVSFTGKRIVHSEQLPFTDLFTHVVLNDGRLSLEPLRFGVAGGRLDSTLRLDGSAAPLRAQAQLRARNFRLRQLFPNVEVMQSSLGALNGDAAISGTGNSVATLLGGANGQVKLLINDGRVSRNLMEIAGLNVGNYLVGRLFGDNEVEINCAAANLDIKQGVMRPQLMVIDTENALIGVDGTVNFGTEQLDLTITPESKGLRIFSLRSPLYVRGTFKNPNPGVKAGPLALRGAGMLALGALVAPAAGLVALVAPSGDQPNECEPLLQQIRQGG, encoded by the coding sequence ATGATGCGCCTTCGCAAGATACTTGGCTGGTGCCTTGCCAGTCTTCTGCTGTTGATTGCAGCGCTGATGCTGTTTCTGGTGCTTTTCGATTGGAACCTGCTCAAGCCGACCATCAATGCGCGGGTTTCCGAAGCACTCAATCGGCCCTTCGTGATCGAGGGCAATCTGGCCGTCGCCTGGCAGCGCGAGCCCGACGAGCCTGGCCTGCGTGCCTGGATGCCCTGGCCCCATGTTTCCGCCGAGCAGCTTAGCCTGGGCAATCCCGAGTGGGCCAAGGGCGAGCAGTTCGTTTACCTGGAGCGTGTCGAGGCCAGCCTGTCGCCAGTGCCGCTGCTGTGGAAGACCCTGTCCATCCCGCGCATTCATCTGACCGGCGCCGACGCCGCCCTGGAGCGGTTGGCCGACGGGCGGGCCAACTGGACCTTCGATCTCGGCAAGCAAGAGCAGCCGGAAGAGGAACCGGCCTCGCCCTGGGTGATGGACATCGGCACCATCGGCTTCGACAAGGCCCGGGTCAGTGTCGACGATCAGGTTTCCCAGGCCAGCGTGAACCTGCAGGTCGAGCCGCTCGGCGAGCCCATCGCCTTTGCCGAGATCGTCGGCAAGTCCGCCAGCCAGACGGACGAGGGTGCTGCCCAGCCCCAGGATTACGCCTTTGCCTGGCAGGCCAAGGGGCGTTACAAGGAGCAGGCGCTCAGCGGCAGCGGTCGTATCGGCGGCTTGCTGGCCCTGCAGGACGCCCGCTTGCCATTTCCCGTACAGGCCGATGTGCGCGCCGGCACCACCCGGGTGCAGGTGGCCGGCACCCTGACCGACCCGAAGAACCTGGGCGCCCTGGACCTGCGCCTGCGTCTGTCGGGCGTCAGCCTCGGCAACCTGTATCCGCTGACTGGCGTGACGTTACCGGATACCCCGGCCTACTCCACTGACGGGCGATTGATCGCCCAGCTGCAGGACCCGGACGGCCCGCTGTTTCGCTACGAGAAGTTCAACGGGCGCATCGGTGACAGCGACATTCATGGGGACCTCACCTTCGTGGCCCGCAAGCCGCGCCCCAAACTGTCCGGAACTCTGGTGTCCGACCAGCTGCGTTTCGCCGATCTGGCACCGCTGATCGGCGCCGACTCCAACGCCGAGAAGAAGCAGCGTGGCGCGACCAGCGTCCAGCCGGCCAACAAGGCGCTGCCGGTCGAGGAATTTCGCACCGAGCGCTGGCGCGACATGGATGCCGACGTCAGCTTCACGGGCAAGCGCATCGTACACAGCGAGCAACTGCCCTTCACCGACCTGTTTACCCATGTGGTGCTCAATGACGGCAGGCTCAGCCTGGAGCCGCTACGTTTCGGGGTGGCGGGTGGCCGGCTGGATTCCACCCTGCGTCTGGACGGCAGCGCCGCGCCGCTCAGGGCCCAGGCCCAGTTGCGCGCGCGCAATTTCCGTCTGCGCCAGCTGTTTCCCAATGTCGAGGTGATGCAGAGCAGCCTCGGCGCATTGAATGGCGATGCCGCCATCAGTGGTACCGGCAACTCGGTGGCGACCCTGCTGGGCGGTGCCAACGGGCAGGTCAAACTGCTGATCAACGACGGTCGGGTCAGCCGTAACCTGATGGAGATCGCCGGCCTCAACGTCGGGAACTACCTGGTCGGCCGGCTGTTCGGTGACAACGAGGTGGAAATCAACTGCGCCGCCGCCAACCTGGACATCAAGCAGGGCGTCATGCGCCCGCAACTGATGGTGATCGATACCGAGAATGCGCTGATCGGCGTCGACGGCACGGTGAATTTCGGCACTGAGCAACTCGACCTGACCATTACCCCCGAATCGAAGGGGCTGCGGATCTTCTCGCTGCGCTCGCCGCTGTACGTACGCGGCACCTTCAAGAACCCCAACCCCGGCGTGAAGGCCGGCCCGCTGGCCTTGCGGGGTGCCGGCATGCTGGCTCTGGGCGCGCTGGTGGCGCCAGCCGCCGGCCTGGTGGCGCTGGTGGCCCCGAGTGGCGACCAGCCGAACGAGTGCGAACCGCTGCTGCAGCAGATCCGCCAGGGGGGCTAG
- the ptsP gene encoding phosphoenolpyruvate--protein phosphotransferase, translated as MLELHPSQIQMGRQAVDKQQALAQLADNLVADGLVAAGYLDGMQARERQGSTYLGQGIAIPHGTPETRDQVFQTGMRLIQFPEGVDWGDGQRVYLAIAIAARSDEHLHLLQLLTRALGEGDLSQALREAPDAEAILALLQGAAPELALDAQLVNLGVAAEDLDELTWQGARLLKKAGCSAAGFAASLVQAEPLPLGNGLWWLSSEQGVERPGLAFVTPAQPLQRGDQPVAGLFCLACLGEGHRQVLERLCDLLIAGQGDVLTQATSSRGVLEALGAELPADWPSLRITLANAHGLHARPAKTLSEIAQGFDGEVRVRLADGADATVSAKSLSKLLALGARRGQVLEFSADPAIAEQALPAIETAVRAGLGEDVEPLPEHAENIAEPAPEAPIADTVVAPVAGSRVHAVAASPGIASGPAFVRRMPKLDYPERGEGVAAERQRLDAALQHIDGEIQRLVERSEEASIRDIFVTHQAMLRDPALREDVEARLASGASAQAAWIGEIEAAAAQQESLHDALLAERAADLRDVGRRVLAQLCGVEAPQEPVEPYILVMGEVGPSDVASLDRQRVAGIVTARGGATAHSAIIARALGIPCVVGAGESLLLLDQGCHLLLDGDRGQLWVQPDQATQAQAERERQASEQRRERAHGERLQPAHTRDGHAVEVAVNIGASGEAAGAVELGAEAVGLLRTELVFMDHGQAPDVATQEAEYRRVFDALQGRPLVVRTLDVGGDKPLPYWPMPAEENPFLGVRGIRLTLQRPDIMETQLRALLQAAEGRPLRIMFPMVGQVEEWRAAREMVDKLRGEIPLSDLQLGIMIEVPSAALLAPVLAREVDFFSIGTNDLTQYTLAIDRGHPTLSAQADGVHPSVLRLIGMTVEAAHAEGKWVGVCGELAADMLAVPLLVGLGVDELSVAARSIPLVKARIRELDLRHCQAQARQALLLPSATAVRALVEEAH; from the coding sequence ATGCTCGAACTACACCCTTCGCAAATCCAGATGGGCCGCCAGGCCGTCGACAAGCAGCAGGCGCTGGCCCAGCTTGCCGACAACCTGGTCGCCGACGGCCTGGTGGCCGCCGGATATCTGGATGGCATGCAGGCCCGTGAGCGTCAGGGGTCGACCTATCTGGGGCAGGGCATCGCCATCCCCCACGGCACCCCGGAAACCCGCGACCAGGTGTTCCAGACCGGCATGCGGCTGATCCAGTTTCCCGAAGGCGTGGACTGGGGTGACGGCCAGCGGGTGTACCTGGCCATCGCCATTGCCGCGCGTTCCGACGAGCATCTGCACCTGCTGCAGCTGCTCACCCGCGCGCTGGGCGAGGGCGATCTGAGTCAGGCGCTGCGCGAGGCGCCGGATGCCGAGGCGATTCTCGCCTTGCTACAGGGCGCCGCGCCGGAGCTGGCCCTGGATGCGCAACTGGTGAACCTGGGCGTTGCAGCCGAGGACCTCGACGAGCTGACCTGGCAAGGCGCGCGTTTATTGAAGAAGGCCGGTTGCTCGGCGGCCGGTTTCGCCGCCAGCCTGGTGCAGGCCGAGCCGTTGCCGCTGGGTAATGGGCTGTGGTGGCTGAGCAGCGAGCAGGGCGTCGAGCGTCCGGGCCTGGCCTTCGTCACCCCGGCGCAGCCGCTGCAGCGTGGCGACCAGCCGGTGGCCGGTCTGTTCTGCCTGGCCTGTCTGGGCGAGGGGCACCGCCAGGTGCTCGAGCGCCTGTGTGACCTGCTGATCGCCGGGCAGGGCGATGTATTGACCCAGGCCACCAGCAGCCGCGGCGTGCTCGAGGCGCTGGGCGCCGAGCTGCCGGCCGATTGGCCGAGCCTGCGCATTACCCTGGCCAATGCCCACGGTCTGCACGCGCGCCCGGCCAAGACGCTGAGCGAAATCGCCCAGGGGTTCGACGGTGAGGTTCGCGTGCGCTTGGCCGATGGCGCGGATGCGACCGTATCGGCGAAAAGCCTGAGCAAGTTGCTGGCTCTTGGCGCGCGGCGTGGTCAGGTGTTGGAATTCAGCGCCGATCCGGCCATCGCCGAGCAGGCGCTGCCGGCCATCGAAACGGCGGTGCGGGCCGGCCTGGGCGAGGACGTCGAGCCACTGCCGGAGCACGCCGAGAACATCGCCGAGCCGGCCCCCGAGGCGCCGATCGCGGACACCGTGGTCGCCCCGGTTGCCGGCTCGCGTGTGCATGCCGTGGCGGCCTCGCCCGGTATCGCCAGTGGCCCGGCGTTCGTGCGGCGCATGCCGAAACTCGACTACCCCGAGCGTGGTGAGGGCGTGGCGGCCGAGCGCCAGCGCCTGGACGCCGCCCTGCAGCACATCGATGGCGAAATCCAGCGCTTGGTCGAGCGCAGCGAAGAGGCCAGCATCCGAGATATTTTCGTCACTCACCAGGCGATGCTCCGCGATCCGGCGCTGCGCGAGGATGTCGAGGCGCGCCTGGCCAGCGGAGCCAGCGCTCAGGCCGCCTGGATCGGCGAGATCGAAGCGGCCGCGGCGCAGCAGGAGTCCCTGCATGATGCCCTGCTGGCCGAGCGTGCCGCCGACCTGCGTGACGTCGGTCGGCGGGTGCTGGCGCAGCTGTGTGGCGTCGAGGCGCCGCAGGAGCCGGTCGAGCCCTACATTCTGGTGATGGGCGAGGTCGGCCCGTCGGATGTCGCCAGCCTGGATCGCCAGCGCGTGGCCGGCATCGTCACCGCCCGGGGCGGGGCGACCGCCCACAGTGCGATTATTGCCCGGGCGTTGGGCATTCCCTGCGTAGTGGGTGCCGGTGAAAGCCTGCTGCTGCTGGACCAGGGCTGTCACCTGCTGCTCGACGGCGACCGTGGCCAGCTGTGGGTGCAGCCTGACCAGGCGACCCAGGCCCAGGCCGAGCGAGAGCGGCAGGCCAGCGAGCAGCGCCGCGAGCGTGCCCATGGCGAACGCCTGCAGCCAGCGCACACCCGCGATGGTCACGCTGTCGAGGTGGCCGTGAATATCGGTGCCAGTGGCGAAGCGGCCGGTGCGGTCGAGCTGGGCGCCGAAGCGGTGGGCCTGCTGCGTACCGAACTGGTGTTCATGGACCATGGCCAGGCGCCCGATGTGGCCACCCAGGAAGCCGAGTACCGCCGAGTGTTCGATGCCCTGCAGGGCCGGCCGCTGGTGGTGCGCACCCTGGATGTCGGTGGCGACAAGCCACTGCCGTACTGGCCGATGCCGGCAGAAGAAAACCCCTTTCTCGGGGTGCGCGGCATCCGTCTGACCCTGCAGCGCCCGGACATCATGGAAACCCAGCTGCGCGCCCTGTTGCAGGCCGCCGAGGGGCGACCGCTGCGCATCATGTTCCCGATGGTCGGGCAGGTCGAAGAGTGGCGTGCGGCGCGGGAGATGGTCGACAAGCTGCGCGGCGAGATTCCCCTGAGCGACCTGCAGCTGGGCATCATGATCGAGGTGCCATCCGCCGCGTTGCTGGCACCGGTGCTGGCCCGTGAAGTGGACTTCTTCAGCATCGGCACCAATGACCTGACCCAGTACACCCTGGCCATCGACCGTGGCCACCCGACGCTTTCCGCCCAGGCCGACGGCGTGCACCCCTCGGTGCTGCGCTTGATCGGCATGACGGTCGAGGCCGCCCATGCCGAAGGCAAGTGGGTCGGTGTGTGCGGCGAGCTGGCCGCCGACATGCTCGCCGTGCCGCTGCTGGTTGGCCTGGGGGTCGACGAGCTGAGCGTGGCCGCGCGCAGTATCCCGCTGGTCAAGGCGCGGATCCGCGAGCTGGATCTCCGTCATTGCCAGGCCCAGGCCCGCCAGGCGCTGTTGCTGCCCAGTGCGACGGCGGTGCGGGCCTTGGTCGAGGAGGCGCACTGA
- the cra gene encoding catabolite repressor/activator → MKLTDIARLAGVSVTTASYVINGQAARRRISAATVQRVLEIVEKHDYRPNTQAAGLRRGESRCLGFILPDLENPSYARLAKLLEQRARAAGYQLLIASSDDQPDSERQLLELFRSRRCDALIVASCLPQDAADYRQLVAAGTPVVAVDRALDPDYLYSVVSDDRQAGEQLTRSLVQAGQRHAALIGARLELPISQAREQGFRDALAGFEGLINVSHAEQFSRQWGYRQMKQLLASDGLPDVLVTTAYVLLEGVLDALYEHPELDSRNLRLGTFGDAQLLDFLPLRVNAISQQHERIAERVFDRLLDALDGSYHPGLDAIERCLKIRFSP, encoded by the coding sequence TTGAAGTTGACCGATATTGCCCGCCTGGCCGGTGTTTCCGTGACCACGGCCAGCTACGTGATCAATGGCCAGGCCGCCAGGCGGCGTATCAGTGCGGCCACCGTGCAGCGCGTGCTGGAAATCGTGGAGAAGCACGACTACCGCCCCAACACCCAGGCCGCCGGTCTGCGCCGTGGGGAAAGCCGCTGCCTGGGCTTCATCCTCCCGGATCTGGAAAACCCCAGCTACGCGCGCCTCGCCAAGTTGCTGGAACAGCGTGCCCGGGCAGCCGGCTACCAGTTGCTGATCGCCAGCTCCGACGATCAGCCGGACAGCGAACGCCAGCTGCTCGAATTGTTCCGCTCGCGCCGCTGCGACGCCCTGATCGTCGCCAGTTGCCTGCCCCAGGACGCCGCCGACTACCGTCAGCTGGTCGCCGCCGGCACTCCGGTGGTCGCCGTCGACCGCGCCCTGGATCCCGATTACCTGTATTCGGTGGTCAGTGATGACCGCCAGGCCGGCGAACAGCTGACCCGTAGCCTGGTGCAGGCGGGGCAGCGGCATGCGGCGCTGATCGGCGCGCGCCTGGAACTGCCGATCAGCCAGGCCCGCGAGCAGGGTTTTCGGGATGCTCTGGCCGGCTTCGAAGGCCTGATCAACGTCAGCCACGCCGAGCAGTTCAGCCGCCAGTGGGGCTACCGGCAAATGAAGCAGCTGCTGGCCAGCGATGGCCTGCCGGACGTGTTGGTAACCACCGCCTACGTATTGCTGGAAGGGGTGCTCGATGCGCTGTACGAACACCCCGAACTGGACAGTCGCAATCTGCGCCTCGGCACCTTTGGCGATGCGCAATTGCTCGACTTCCTGCCCCTGCGCGTGAACGCCATCTCCCAGCAGCACGAGCGCATCGCCGAGCGGGTGTTCGACCGGCTGCTCGATGCCCTGGACGGCAGCTACCACCCGGGCCTGGATGCCATCGAGCGGTGCCTGAAGATCCGCTTCAGCCCCTAG
- the ampE gene encoding regulatory signaling modulator protein AmpE, giving the protein MSFLVLLLVLWVEKFSAWRQRIQQDEPWLRALARMERGGTTSDSPWLAIALLVGVPLLILAAVLKLLAPLAYGWLLLPIHLLVVIYSLGRGDVLAALGPFRDSWRRGDGEAAYLVAQRDLGVQADGEATLLPNVQTYLVWQAYQSFFAVIFWYVLLGPLAALAYRLLALIVENGQSEALRERAGQLRHAFDWLPVRVLAASFALVGNFIAVSRALLHEVLSWDISAAQLAVGAARAAAETPEPVLGEAGVTTLDGLWQLLVRAAILWYAAIALWTLFF; this is encoded by the coding sequence ATGAGTTTCCTGGTGTTGCTGCTGGTGCTGTGGGTGGAGAAGTTTTCCGCCTGGCGTCAGCGTATCCAGCAGGATGAACCCTGGCTGCGTGCCCTGGCGCGAATGGAGCGCGGCGGTACCACCAGCGATTCGCCCTGGCTGGCCATCGCGCTGCTGGTGGGTGTGCCGCTGCTGATTCTGGCGGCGGTCCTTAAATTGCTGGCGCCCCTGGCGTACGGCTGGTTGCTGTTGCCGATCCATCTGCTGGTGGTGATCTACAGCCTGGGCCGGGGCGATGTGCTGGCGGCACTCGGGCCGTTTCGCGACAGCTGGCGGCGCGGCGATGGCGAAGCGGCCTACCTGGTCGCCCAGCGCGACCTGGGCGTGCAGGCCGACGGTGAAGCGACGCTGCTGCCGAACGTGCAGACCTACCTGGTCTGGCAGGCCTATCAGAGCTTTTTCGCGGTGATCTTCTGGTATGTGCTGCTGGGGCCGCTCGCCGCGCTGGCCTATCGCTTGCTGGCGTTGATCGTCGAGAACGGTCAGTCCGAGGCACTGCGCGAGCGCGCCGGCCAGCTACGGCATGCCTTCGACTGGTTGCCGGTGCGGGTGTTGGCAGCCAGCTTCGCGCTGGTCGGCAATTTCATCGCGGTCAGCCGCGCGCTGTTGCACGAAGTGCTGAGCTGGGACATCTCGGCTGCGCAACTGGCAGTCGGCGCGGCGCGTGCCGCTGCCGAAACGCCGGAACCGGTGCTCGGCGAGGCGGGCGTGACGACGCTGGACGGCCTGTGGCAGTTGCTGGTGCGCGCGGCCATCCTCTGGTACGCCGCTATCGCACTGTGGACGTTGTTCTTCTAA
- the ampD gene encoding 1,6-anhydro-N-acetylmuramyl-L-alanine amidase AmpD, which produces MRKPLEDGWYQGIQHCPSPNFNERPQGEISLLVIHNISLPPGQFGTGQVQAFFTNRLQAEAHPYFAEIASMTVSAHFLIERDGTLVQFVSCLDRAWHAGVSCFEGRENCNDFSLGIELEGTDHLPFTDAQYAALTQLTQALQAAYPAITLARICGHSDIAPGRKTDPGPAFDWARLRSSLMTDKEAS; this is translated from the coding sequence ATGCGCAAGCCACTCGAAGACGGCTGGTATCAGGGGATTCAGCACTGTCCTTCGCCCAACTTCAACGAACGTCCGCAGGGCGAGATTTCCCTGCTGGTCATTCACAACATCAGCCTGCCGCCGGGTCAGTTCGGTACCGGCCAGGTGCAGGCGTTCTTCACCAACCGGCTGCAGGCTGAGGCGCACCCCTACTTCGCGGAGATCGCCAGCATGACGGTGTCAGCGCACTTTCTGATCGAGCGCGACGGCACCCTGGTGCAATTCGTATCCTGCCTGGATCGGGCCTGGCACGCCGGTGTGTCCTGCTTCGAGGGGCGCGAGAACTGCAACGATTTTTCGCTGGGCATCGAGCTCGAAGGCACGGATCATCTACCGTTCACGGACGCGCAGTACGCTGCCCTGACGCAGCTGACGCAAGCGCTGCAGGCGGCCTATCCGGCCATCACCCTGGCGCGCATCTGTGGGCACAGCGATATCGCCCCGGGCCGCAAGACCGACCCCGGGCCGGCATTCGACTGGGCGCGGCTGCGCTCGTCACTGATGACTGATAAGGAGGCATCATGA
- a CDS encoding TatD family hydrolase, producing the protein MQLIDTHTHLDFPDFDADRPQVLAAARALGIEKLVILGVEHGNWQRLWDQVLVHEGLYAAFGLHPVYLDSHRPYHLHALEQWLEKLQGHEKLCAVGEFGLDYYLPELDRQRQQVLFEAQLVLAQRLELPVLLHVRRAHAQVIATLKRFKLQRAGIIHAFAGSYEEAREYMKLGFRLGLGGAATWPQAKRLRQVVPRLPLDAVVLETDSPDMAPATHPNIRNSPVHLLAICRELATLLAVEPEVLAAASSRNAAALFGWLD; encoded by the coding sequence ATGCAACTGATCGACACCCACACCCATCTCGACTTCCCAGACTTCGACGCGGACCGCCCCCAGGTGCTGGCCGCCGCTCGCGCCCTCGGCATCGAAAAGCTGGTGATACTGGGCGTCGAGCACGGCAACTGGCAGCGCCTGTGGGATCAGGTGCTGGTGCACGAGGGGCTGTACGCCGCCTTTGGCCTGCATCCGGTGTATCTGGACAGCCATCGGCCATACCACCTGCATGCACTGGAACAATGGCTGGAGAAGCTGCAGGGTCATGAGAAGCTGTGTGCGGTGGGCGAATTCGGGCTGGATTACTACCTGCCGGAGCTGGATCGGCAGCGCCAGCAGGTGCTCTTCGAGGCGCAGCTGGTACTTGCCCAGCGCCTCGAATTGCCCGTGCTGCTGCACGTGCGGCGCGCCCATGCCCAGGTGATCGCCACCCTCAAACGCTTCAAGCTGCAGCGGGCCGGCATCATCCACGCCTTCGCCGGCAGCTACGAGGAAGCCCGGGAATACATGAAACTGGGTTTCAGGCTGGGATTGGGCGGCGCAGCCACCTGGCCCCAGGCCAAGCGCCTGCGCCAGGTCGTGCCGCGTCTGCCGCTCGACGCCGTGGTGCTGGAAACCGACTCACCGGACATGGCGCCGGCGACCCATCCCAACATCCGTAACAGCCCGGTGCACCTGCTGGCGATCTGCCGTGAGCTGGCCACACTGTTGGCGGTGGAGCCAGAGGTGCTGGCCGCCGCCAGCAGCCGCAATGCGGCAGCACTGTTCGGCTGGCTGGATTAG
- the pfkB gene encoding 1-phosphofructokinase: MARILTLTLNPALDLTVSLDTLQPGNVNRSLGMTSHAAGKGLNVAQVLADLGHKVTVSGFLGQANAAPFEQLIHRRGFTDAFVRVLGETRSNIKLAERDGRITDLNGPGPEVDEAHQAQLLARLEEIAAGHDAVVVAGSLPRGVTVEWFAALLRRLAASGLPVALDTSGAALRAGLATSPWLIKPNEEELAEACELEPASAEQLGAAIDTLRAAGVEHVLLSRGSQGADWFGPHGVLNARPPRVEVASTVGAGDSLLAATLHGLLSDWPAERTLRLATAVAAQAVTQIGFGIHDRQQLARLEAAVTVTSKQ, encoded by the coding sequence ATGGCGCGGATTCTTACCCTGACCCTCAACCCGGCGCTGGACCTGACCGTCAGCCTCGATACCCTGCAGCCGGGCAACGTCAACCGCAGCCTGGGCATGACCAGCCATGCGGCGGGCAAGGGGCTCAATGTGGCGCAGGTGCTCGCTGATCTCGGCCACAAGGTCACGGTCAGCGGCTTTCTCGGCCAGGCCAATGCGGCGCCATTCGAGCAGTTGATTCATCGCCGGGGTTTCACCGATGCCTTCGTGCGCGTGCTGGGTGAGACGCGCAGCAACATCAAGCTCGCCGAGCGCGACGGCCGCATCACCGACCTTAACGGACCGGGCCCCGAGGTGGACGAGGCCCATCAGGCGCAACTGCTCGCTCGGCTGGAAGAGATCGCCGCGGGTCATGATGCGGTGGTGGTGGCCGGCAGCCTGCCGCGCGGGGTGACGGTCGAATGGTTCGCCGCCCTGCTGCGCCGGCTGGCGGCCTCTGGCCTGCCGGTGGCGCTGGATACCAGTGGCGCGGCGCTGCGGGCCGGGCTGGCGACGAGCCCCTGGCTGATCAAACCCAACGAAGAGGAACTGGCCGAAGCCTGCGAGCTGGAGCCGGCGTCCGCCGAGCAGTTGGGCGCCGCCATCGACACGCTGCGCGCGGCCGGTGTCGAGCACGTGCTGCTCTCGCGGGGCTCGCAAGGCGCCGACTGGTTCGGCCCCCATGGCGTGCTCAATGCCCGGCCACCCCGAGTGGAGGTGGCCAGCACCGTGGGCGCTGGCGATTCGCTGCTCGCTGCCACGCTGCACGGCCTGCTCAGTGATTGGCCCGCCGAGCGCACGCTGCGCCTGGCAACGGCGGTCGCCGCTCAGGCGGTCACGCAAATCGGTTTCGGAATTCATGATCGGCAACAGCTCGCCCGCCTGGAAGCGGCCGTGACTGTCACGTCGAAACAATAA